One part of the Microlunatus elymi genome encodes these proteins:
- a CDS encoding sulfatase family protein translates to MIGGAVSSVSPQAGDRPNVLLICTDQQRFDTLAGYGNTEIDTPNLDRLATDGALFENCYVQAPVCAPSRASLMSGMYLHNHGLYANGVRLPESVRLLPTALAETGYDCGLVGKWHLDACADGRTEDKPAGFRVWQWAHDPYRGSSENAYHRWLATAHPEVYDLVLGQRRDRNRGRTAGVAGSPIDVVPTEAHYSRWVGDETIRYLTGARPAEQPFFFVANFFDPHHSFGAPKEYLERYRPEELSRPNTVPGELDAKPPILAEASARSYSGHAAGYQDYSADDLQQIKAAYYAMVSLIDDEVGRILRVLHEQGLDEHTVVIFTSDHGELLGDHQLMLKGPMMYDCSVRVPLLIRWPGRIAAQTKITELVQWIDLTATIAELTGASLPRCQGRSLLGLADGSASEHRGWALCEYRDSGHPYDPPVHTTMVRRGDIKIIIHHGQPCTTRRRTGELYDLATDPGELMNLWDRLDHAELRQEMTEFAFDVMIATDDRSQPRKAFW, encoded by the coding sequence ATGATCGGAGGAGCCGTGTCGTCCGTCAGCCCGCAAGCCGGTGATCGTCCGAACGTTCTGTTGATCTGCACCGATCAGCAACGTTTCGACACCCTCGCCGGCTATGGCAACACCGAGATCGACACACCGAATCTGGATCGGCTGGCCACCGACGGTGCCCTGTTCGAGAACTGCTACGTGCAGGCGCCGGTGTGTGCGCCGTCCCGGGCGTCGTTGATGAGCGGGATGTATCTGCACAACCACGGCTTGTATGCCAACGGCGTTCGGCTGCCCGAGTCGGTACGGCTGCTGCCGACCGCACTGGCCGAGACCGGCTACGACTGCGGCCTGGTCGGCAAGTGGCACCTCGACGCGTGCGCCGACGGTCGTACCGAGGACAAGCCCGCCGGCTTCCGGGTCTGGCAATGGGCGCACGATCCGTACCGCGGCAGCTCGGAGAATGCCTACCACCGCTGGCTGGCGACCGCACACCCCGAGGTGTACGACCTGGTGCTCGGTCAGCGTCGGGACCGCAATCGTGGCCGGACTGCCGGGGTCGCCGGCAGCCCGATTGATGTCGTACCGACCGAGGCGCACTACTCGCGCTGGGTCGGTGACGAGACGATCCGCTATCTGACCGGGGCCCGGCCGGCGGAGCAGCCATTCTTCTTCGTCGCGAACTTCTTCGATCCGCACCACTCCTTCGGCGCACCGAAGGAGTATCTGGAGCGCTACCGGCCCGAGGAGTTGTCCCGGCCGAACACGGTGCCCGGCGAACTGGACGCCAAGCCGCCGATCCTTGCCGAAGCGTCAGCCAGGTCGTACTCCGGGCACGCCGCCGGCTATCAGGACTACAGCGCCGATGATCTTCAACAGATCAAGGCCGCGTACTACGCCATGGTGAGCCTGATCGACGACGAGGTCGGCCGCATCCTGCGGGTGCTGCACGAACAGGGACTGGACGAGCACACGGTGGTGATCTTCACCTCCGATCACGGCGAGCTGCTCGGTGATCATCAGCTGATGCTGAAGGGACCGATGATGTACGACTGCTCGGTCAGGGTGCCGTTGCTCATCCGCTGGCCGGGCCGGATCGCTGCGCAGACCAAGATCACCGAGCTGGTGCAGTGGATCGATCTCACCGCCACCATCGCTGAGCTCACCGGTGCCTCGCTCCCCCGCTGCCAGGGCCGATCACTGCTCGGGCTGGCCGACGGCAGTGCGTCCGAGCACCGCGGGTGGGCGCTGTGTGAATACCGTGACAGCGGGCACCCCTACGACCCGCCGGTGCACACGACGATGGTGCGGCGCGGCGACATCAAGATCATCATCCACCACGGGCAGCCGTGCACCACCCGGAGGCGGACCGGCGAACTCTACGATCTTGCCACGGATCCGGGTGAGTTGATGAACCTGTGGGACCGTCTGGACCATGCCGAGCTGCGCCAGGAGATGACCGAATTCGCGTTCGACGTGATGATCGCCACCGACGACAGAAGTCAACCACGTAAGGCGTTCTGGTGA
- the yicI gene encoding alpha-xylosidase → MKFTDGYWQTLPGVEILRPRWVDQTEAAPYGLTVYAPTTPLRRRGDSLNRPVITVSFDAPAPDVIGVRIEHFAGTRDRGPEFALHRTEVQPVITTGEKSVSFGSGDLTAKIATDGDWSVDFVAGDQLLTSSTPNSIGVITDADGRHFVREQLALGVGEHVFGLGERFGPLIKNGQSVDIWNADGGTASDQAYKNVPFYLTDNGYGVLVAHPERVSFEVGTEVVSRNQFSVEGQYLQYYVIYGPSPKEILSKYTALTGRPARVPDWSYGLWLSTSFTTNYDEPTVTGFIDEMARREIPLSVFHFDCFWMRQFHWCDFVWDPAMFPDPAGMLARLRSRGLKICVWINPYIAQRSVLFAEGKELGYLVRTTEGDVWQWDMWQAGMGLVDFTNPDARDWYASKLKVLLDEGVDCFKTDFGERIPADGVVWHDGSDPAKMHNYYAQLYNQTVFDLLRAERGEGEAVVFARSATAGGQKFPVHWGGDCESTYLSMAESLRGGMSLALSGFGYWSHDIGGFEGTPDPGVFKRWVAFGLLSSHSRLHGSSSYRVPWAFDEEAVDVTRQFARLKMRLMPYLSRLGEIVHTEGIPIMRPMVLEFAEDRGAATVDTQYLLGDRLLVAPVFDAAGRADFYLPEGTWTHLLTGETLTGPRWHRQQYGFDSLPLFVRPGTVLPWGAVDDRPDYDHVDGITLRAYEFADGDSFELRVGDAEFVVRRKGSMIIATGTGTGKPWRLQVGDRVVASEANRAEIAHRLDPR, encoded by the coding sequence GTGAAGTTCACTGATGGGTACTGGCAGACGCTGCCCGGGGTGGAGATTCTTCGTCCACGCTGGGTCGATCAGACCGAGGCGGCCCCGTACGGTCTGACCGTCTACGCACCCACCACCCCGCTGCGGCGTCGCGGCGACTCGCTGAACCGGCCGGTGATCACCGTCAGTTTCGACGCTCCGGCGCCGGACGTGATCGGGGTACGGATCGAGCATTTCGCCGGCACCCGCGATCGCGGACCGGAGTTCGCATTGCACCGGACCGAGGTCCAGCCGGTGATCACCACCGGTGAGAAATCGGTCAGCTTCGGCTCCGGCGACCTGACGGCCAAGATCGCCACCGACGGCGACTGGTCGGTAGACTTCGTCGCCGGTGATCAACTTCTCACCTCCTCGACGCCGAACAGCATCGGCGTGATCACCGACGCCGACGGCCGACACTTCGTCCGTGAGCAATTGGCGCTGGGTGTCGGCGAGCACGTGTTCGGACTGGGCGAGCGCTTCGGACCCCTGATCAAGAACGGTCAGTCGGTCGACATCTGGAACGCCGACGGCGGCACCGCCAGCGACCAGGCGTACAAGAACGTCCCGTTCTACCTGACCGACAACGGTTACGGCGTTCTTGTCGCCCACCCGGAACGGGTCAGTTTCGAGGTCGGCACCGAGGTGGTGTCCCGCAACCAGTTCTCCGTCGAGGGCCAATATCTGCAGTACTACGTGATCTACGGCCCGTCGCCGAAGGAGATCCTGAGCAAGTACACCGCGCTGACCGGACGCCCGGCCAGGGTCCCGGACTGGTCGTACGGGCTGTGGCTGTCCACCTCGTTCACCACCAACTACGACGAGCCGACGGTGACCGGCTTCATCGACGAGATGGCGCGTCGGGAGATCCCGCTCAGCGTCTTCCACTTCGACTGTTTCTGGATGCGCCAGTTCCATTGGTGTGATTTCGTCTGGGATCCGGCGATGTTTCCGGATCCGGCGGGAATGCTTGCCCGGTTGCGATCTCGGGGTTTGAAGATCTGTGTCTGGATCAATCCGTACATCGCTCAGCGGTCGGTGCTCTTCGCCGAGGGGAAGGAACTCGGCTACCTGGTTCGCACGACCGAGGGCGACGTCTGGCAGTGGGACATGTGGCAGGCCGGCATGGGGTTGGTCGACTTCACCAATCCGGATGCCCGGGACTGGTACGCGTCCAAGTTGAAGGTGTTGCTGGACGAGGGGGTGGATTGCTTCAAGACCGACTTCGGTGAGCGCATCCCGGCCGATGGCGTGGTCTGGCACGACGGCTCCGACCCGGCGAAGATGCACAACTACTACGCGCAGCTCTACAACCAGACGGTGTTTGATCTTCTTCGCGCCGAACGCGGTGAGGGCGAGGCGGTCGTGTTCGCGCGTTCGGCGACCGCGGGTGGGCAGAAGTTTCCGGTGCATTGGGGCGGCGACTGTGAGTCGACCTATCTGTCGATGGCCGAGTCGTTGCGCGGCGGGATGTCGTTGGCGTTGTCCGGCTTCGGCTACTGGAGTCACGACATCGGCGGTTTCGAGGGCACGCCGGATCCCGGAGTGTTCAAGCGCTGGGTGGCTTTCGGGCTGTTGAGCTCGCACTCGCGGCTGCACGGTTCGAGTTCGTACCGGGTGCCGTGGGCCTTCGACGAGGAGGCCGTCGACGTCACCCGACAATTCGCGCGGCTGAAGATGCGGCTGATGCCTTACCTGTCCCGGCTCGGCGAGATCGTCCACACCGAGGGCATTCCGATCATGCGGCCGATGGTGCTCGAGTTCGCCGAAGATCGGGGGGCGGCGACCGTGGACACCCAATACCTGTTGGGAGATCGGCTGCTGGTGGCCCCCGTGTTCGACGCGGCGGGTCGGGCCGACTTCTACCTACCCGAGGGCACCTGGACCCATCTGCTGACCGGCGAGACGCTGACCGGTCCGCGGTGGCATCGCCAGCAGTACGGTTTCGACTCGCTGCCGCTCTTCGTCCGTCCCGGTACGGTGCTGCCGTGGGGAGCTGTCGACGATCGTCCGGACTACGATCACGTCGACGGGATCACCTTGCGGGCTTACGAATTCGCCGACGGTGACAGCTTCGAGCTGCGGGTCGGAGACGCCGAATTCGTGGTGCGCCGCAAGGGCTCGATGATCATCGCCACCGGTACCGGCACCGGCAAGCCGTGGCGCTTGCAGGTGGGCGACCGGGTCGTAGCGTCCGAGGCCAACCGGGCGGAGATCGCCCACCGTCTGGATCCACGCTGA
- a CDS encoding LacI family DNA-binding transcriptional regulator has translation MATIHDVAKAAGVSNSTVSYVLSGKRSISAETRHRVEDAIKQLGYRPHAGARALASSRSSTLALVAPLRADVDVNVIMQFVTGVVTRARDHEMDVLLLTQDDPGGIERAANSSLADALIMMDIEAEDPRIPTLVELRRPAVLIGLPADARGLSVVDLDFEAAGRLAWQYLTGLGHRQIALIGPTPAVLGRHTSYANRLLDGYRGAAERDDRPTAVEPAEAGHAGGLAAIRRVLDRMPEVSAVVVHNEAALPGVLTGLRAAGHEIGTGISVLAICPADVAVQQAVPLTSIDIPAIRMGKIAVDLAMARIDGSDDPEIRLLVPQVTERDSTRALL, from the coding sequence ATGGCAACGATCCATGATGTCGCCAAGGCGGCGGGTGTCTCCAATTCCACCGTCTCCTACGTGCTGAGCGGGAAGCGGTCGATCTCGGCCGAGACCCGGCATCGGGTCGAGGACGCGATCAAGCAGCTGGGCTATCGGCCGCACGCCGGGGCCCGGGCGCTCGCTTCCAGTCGCAGTTCCACGTTGGCGCTGGTGGCGCCGTTGCGAGCCGACGTGGACGTGAACGTGATCATGCAGTTCGTCACCGGGGTGGTGACGCGAGCCCGTGATCATGAAATGGACGTGCTGCTGCTCACCCAGGACGACCCGGGCGGCATCGAACGGGCCGCCAACTCGTCCCTGGCCGACGCGTTGATCATGATGGACATCGAGGCCGAGGACCCGCGAATCCCAACCCTGGTTGAGCTGCGCCGGCCCGCGGTGCTGATCGGCCTGCCTGCGGACGCCCGTGGGTTGTCGGTTGTTGATCTTGACTTCGAGGCGGCCGGACGGCTCGCCTGGCAGTACCTGACCGGTCTCGGGCATCGGCAGATCGCGCTGATCGGGCCGACGCCCGCGGTGCTCGGCCGGCACACCTCGTACGCCAATCGGTTGCTGGACGGCTACCGCGGCGCCGCCGAACGCGACGATCGGCCGACGGCGGTCGAACCGGCCGAGGCAGGGCACGCCGGCGGCCTCGCTGCCATCCGCCGGGTGCTGGACCGGATGCCGGAGGTCAGCGCCGTGGTGGTGCACAACGAGGCCGCACTGCCCGGCGTGCTCACCGGTCTGCGCGCGGCCGGACACGAGATCGGCACCGGTATCAGCGTGCTGGCGATCTGCCCGGCCGACGTTGCCGTCCAGCAGGCCGTTCCGTTGACCTCGATCGACATCCCGGCGATCCGGATGGGCAAGATCGCCGTCGACCTGGCGATGGCCAGGATCGACGGCAGCGACGACCCGGAGATCCGGCTGCTCGTTCCTCAGGTCACCGAACGCGACAGCACCAGGGCCCTGCTCTGA
- a CDS encoding carbohydrate ABC transporter permease, whose product MTEPTTTLPRPAIGTPTGRPRARRRNSLRPVWDEQPSRPGSLAKAIVLIAVVLAILFPLYTIVLTSFSTHQASVNAGGLVIVPRGLTAAAYVQILSGGVVTRAALVSVGVTAVGTTLSTAVSVMAAYGLSKPNSFGHRVILFVFLITMFFGAGMIPTYLLVSKLGMINSYWSLILPGAVSAFNVLILRNFFMGIDQSIIEAARMDGAGEWRILGRIVLPMSGAVVAVVALFYGVGYFNAFFNAMLYINDNSKWPLQLVLRSYVLQGANLPGGASATDTHASGVVAGMPVKMAVMTLALVPILIVYPFVQRHFTKGVIFGAIKG is encoded by the coding sequence ATGACCGAGCCCACCACCACCCTGCCCCGACCGGCCATCGGTACGCCGACCGGCCGCCCCCGAGCCCGCCGGCGGAACTCGCTGCGGCCGGTCTGGGACGAACAACCCAGCCGCCCCGGCAGCCTCGCCAAGGCGATCGTGCTGATCGCCGTCGTGCTGGCCATCCTGTTCCCGCTCTACACCATCGTGCTGACCAGCTTCTCCACCCACCAGGCGTCGGTGAACGCCGGCGGTCTGGTGATCGTGCCGCGCGGGCTCACCGCGGCGGCGTACGTGCAGATCCTGTCCGGCGGTGTGGTCACCCGAGCTGCGCTGGTCAGCGTCGGAGTCACCGCCGTCGGCACCACCCTGTCCACCGCGGTCTCGGTGATGGCCGCGTACGGCCTGTCCAAGCCGAATTCGTTCGGCCATCGGGTGATCTTGTTCGTCTTCCTGATCACCATGTTCTTCGGCGCCGGCATGATCCCGACGTACCTGCTGGTCAGCAAACTGGGCATGATCAACTCGTACTGGTCGCTGATCCTGCCCGGTGCGGTCAGCGCGTTCAATGTGTTGATCTTGCGGAACTTCTTCATGGGTATTGATCAGAGCATCATCGAGGCGGCCCGGATGGACGGTGCCGGTGAGTGGCGCATCCTGGGCCGGATCGTGCTGCCCATGTCCGGCGCCGTCGTCGCGGTGGTCGCGCTGTTCTACGGCGTCGGCTACTTCAACGCGTTCTTCAACGCCATGCTCTACATCAACGACAACAGCAAGTGGCCGCTGCAGCTGGTGCTTCGTTCGTACGTGTTGCAGGGTGCGAACCTGCCCGGCGGGGCCAGTGCTACCGACACGCACGCCAGCGGTGTCGTCGCCGGCATGCCGGTGAAGATGGCGGTGATGACCCTGGCCCTGGTCCCGATCCTGATCGTCTACCCGTTCGTCCAACGCCACTTCACCAAGGGCGTGATCTTCGGCGCGATCAAGGGCTGA
- a CDS encoding ABC transporter permease, with protein MTTTSPPRTTSTSADATKRVKPATPPVRRRTWRAKLKRDRSLIIMTLPAVILLIIFAYIPMAGNVMAFQNYSPYTGFLHSPFVGFDNFVRVFDSPTFLNAVKNTLTITAFQLVFFFPIPIILALLLNSVISPRIRTVIQSVVYLPHFFSWVVVVTVFQQMFGGAGLISQTLRDHGHSGFDLMTNPHTFLVLITAQSVWKDAGWGIIIFLAALSTVDPALHEAAAADGANRWKRMWHITLPALKPVIILLLILRLGDALTVGFEQLILQRAAVGAQVSEVIDTYVYYQGVIYGDWSFAAAAGLAKGVISLGLVLGANKLAHVFGESGVYQKA; from the coding sequence GTGACCACCACCAGCCCACCCCGTACGACGTCGACATCCGCCGACGCGACCAAGCGGGTCAAGCCGGCGACACCGCCGGTGCGCCGGCGGACCTGGCGAGCCAAGTTGAAGCGGGACCGGTCGTTGATCATCATGACCCTGCCCGCTGTGATCTTGTTGATCATCTTCGCCTACATCCCGATGGCCGGGAATGTGATGGCGTTCCAGAACTACTCGCCCTACACCGGCTTCCTGCACAGCCCGTTCGTCGGCTTCGACAACTTCGTCCGGGTGTTCGACAGCCCGACGTTCCTGAACGCGGTGAAGAACACCCTGACGATCACCGCGTTCCAGTTGGTGTTCTTCTTCCCGATCCCGATCATCCTGGCCCTGCTGCTGAACAGTGTGATCTCGCCGCGGATCCGGACCGTCATCCAGTCGGTGGTCTACCTGCCGCACTTCTTCAGCTGGGTCGTGGTCGTGACGGTGTTCCAGCAGATGTTCGGTGGTGCCGGGTTGATCAGCCAGACCCTGCGCGACCACGGCCACTCCGGCTTCGACCTGATGACCAACCCGCACACCTTCCTGGTGCTGATCACCGCGCAGTCGGTGTGGAAGGACGCCGGCTGGGGCATCATCATCTTCCTGGCCGCGTTGAGCACGGTCGATCCCGCGTTGCACGAAGCCGCCGCGGCGGACGGCGCGAATCGGTGGAAGCGGATGTGGCACATCACCCTGCCCGCCCTGAAGCCGGTGATCATCCTGTTGTTGATCTTGCGGCTGGGTGACGCGCTGACGGTCGGCTTCGAGCAGTTGATCTTGCAACGGGCGGCGGTCGGCGCCCAGGTGTCGGAGGTGATCGACACCTACGTCTACTACCAAGGCGTCATCTACGGCGACTGGAGTTTCGCTGCAGCGGCCGGTCTGGCCAAGGGCGTGATCAGTCTCGGACTGGTGCTCGGCGCGAACAAGCTGGCGCACGTCTTCGGAGAATCAGGGGTGTATCAGAAAGCATGA
- a CDS encoding extracellular solute-binding protein produces the protein MTPTPSARGLNRRGFLTALGLSAAAVGAGGALSGCSSSGSTTPQASTAGKVSAGNLPKYVPIEYAKPDFPAKNGSPAGYAKMPTTLVKSVKTTPGTGKTITAMTPLWGTIPPSKGNQYYEAVNKMLGDTIDFQISDGNTYGDKLATVLASKKDVADWVQIPSWNLPARFGSEIVENVFLDLTPHLAGDAVTKYPNLANIPTDAWKACVWNDKLYGLPYPSSGGVGNAIFYRDDLLKKLGITADPKSAQDFLDLAKELTDPSKKQWGSDDPWNAMGLIFSLVPKWRLDDSGKLINRVETPEYKEALEWSHKMFKAGVVHPDAVAGKTDEAKARFQSGRTMMAFDGTGGWNEALRDNLKGNPSYSQMPFLPFGADASTAPVYWKGAGAGMYSFIKKTDDKAKIEELLKLANALAAPFGTDEFQLINYGVEGVHYNLDSDGLPQPTDLAAKEVQPTYIFLVDPPVVEAHVQYPGFVKDYCTWAIKAGESVKEPLFYGMNITEPSQYASIGQPFTDLESDIGRGRKPISALDDAIKEWQAAGGNELRTFYQQILDNQ, from the coding sequence ATGACACCCACCCCGAGCGCCCGCGGGCTCAACCGCCGCGGCTTCCTCACCGCCCTCGGACTCAGCGCCGCCGCCGTCGGCGCCGGCGGCGCCCTGTCCGGCTGCTCCTCATCCGGATCCACCACCCCGCAAGCCAGCACCGCCGGCAAGGTGTCGGCAGGAAACCTGCCGAAGTACGTACCGATCGAGTACGCCAAACCCGACTTCCCGGCGAAGAACGGTTCACCGGCCGGCTACGCGAAGATGCCGACCACGCTGGTCAAGTCGGTGAAGACGACGCCGGGCACCGGCAAGACGATCACCGCGATGACGCCGCTGTGGGGAACCATCCCGCCGAGCAAGGGCAACCAGTACTACGAGGCCGTCAACAAGATGCTGGGCGACACGATCGACTTCCAGATCTCCGACGGCAACACCTACGGCGACAAACTCGCCACCGTCCTGGCCTCCAAGAAGGACGTCGCCGACTGGGTCCAGATCCCCAGCTGGAACCTCCCCGCCCGCTTCGGCAGCGAGATCGTCGAGAACGTCTTCCTCGACCTGACACCGCACCTGGCCGGCGACGCGGTGACCAAATACCCCAACCTGGCCAACATCCCCACCGACGCGTGGAAGGCGTGTGTCTGGAACGACAAGCTCTACGGGCTGCCCTATCCGTCCAGCGGCGGCGTCGGCAACGCGATCTTCTATCGCGACGACCTGCTCAAGAAGCTGGGCATCACCGCGGATCCGAAGAGCGCGCAGGACTTCCTCGATCTGGCCAAGGAGCTCACCGATCCGAGCAAGAAGCAGTGGGGCTCGGACGACCCGTGGAACGCGATGGGATTGATCTTCTCGCTGGTGCCGAAATGGCGACTGGACGACAGTGGCAAGTTGATCAACCGGGTGGAAACGCCGGAATACAAGGAAGCCTTGGAGTGGTCGCACAAGATGTTCAAGGCCGGCGTGGTGCATCCCGATGCCGTCGCCGGCAAGACCGATGAGGCCAAGGCGCGCTTCCAGTCCGGCCGGACGATGATGGCTTTCGACGGCACCGGCGGCTGGAACGAGGCCCTGCGGGACAACCTGAAGGGCAACCCCAGCTACTCCCAGATGCCGTTCCTGCCCTTCGGCGCCGACGCCTCGACCGCGCCGGTCTACTGGAAGGGGGCCGGCGCCGGTATGTACTCCTTCATCAAGAAGACCGACGACAAGGCCAAGATCGAGGAGTTGCTGAAGCTGGCCAACGCCCTCGCGGCGCCGTTCGGCACCGATGAGTTCCAGTTGATCAACTACGGCGTCGAGGGTGTGCACTACAACCTGGACAGTGATGGTCTGCCGCAGCCGACGGACCTGGCTGCCAAGGAAGTCCAACCCACGTACATCTTCCTGGTGGATCCGCCGGTGGTCGAGGCGCACGTGCAGTACCCCGGCTTCGTGAAGGACTACTGCACCTGGGCGATCAAGGCCGGCGAGTCGGTCAAGGAGCCGTTGTTCTACGGCATGAACATCACCGAGCCGTCGCAGTACGCCTCGATCGGGCAGCCGTTCACCGATCTGGAGTCCGACATCGGCCGTGGCCGCAAGCCGATCAGTGCACTGGACGACGCGATCAAGGAATGGCAGGCCGCAGGCGGCAACGAGCTGCGCACGTTCTACCAGCAGATCCTGGACAACCAGTGA